ATCGTCGATAAACAGTTTCACGTCGGCCTTGGGGACATACCCATAATACCCCGTGCCGTCCACGTCGAACCGAATTCGATAGTTCCGGCCGTCCTCCCCGACGACCGTCACGGCATACCCCCCGCTCAACGTCATGCCGCCGCCGTGCTCCAGGGATATCGTGGTGTCCGACCAGAGTTTTCCCTCCGATGTATTCCCGGCGAGACTCTCATCCAGAACGGTCACGGAATCCCCCGAATCAAGCTGGGTGATTTTATCGTAGCCAACCCCCGGGCCGGACCTGATGTTCACGTTATCCCCGGTGATAACGCCGTAGCGCACCGACGGCTCGGGAGTCGGCGCCGGGGCGGGGGCGGGAGCCGGTGCCGATGGGGTGTGCGCCGGTGACGGAGACTCCATCGTCGGTGGTGCCATCGCCGGCGCCGTCGTCCCCCCTTCCGGGATCATCCCGGGGGTGGGTTGCGTTCTCCCCGTAAGCGCCTTGACGGCGAACAGAGCCGTGACGGCCAGACCCAGAGCGATGCACGCCGCCAGGACACCGACGATCACTTTTTTGAAAACCCTCAGAGATTTATTCACATCCTGAGCGGGTGCGGCCGGAGGGAGTTCGCCCGCCCCGTCATCCGCATGCGGCACCGCTTCCGCCACGAGCGCACCCACAGCCTGCGGGGACGTCACCTCCCGATGCTCGAGGGCTTCGATAAACTCCCGGGCCGATTGTATCCTCTCCGTCCGATCCTCCCGCATTGCGGCGCCCACGACATGGTCCGTCCATTCGGGGAGTGCAGTGTTCACTTGTGTCGGCGGTACGAGCGCACCCTCAAATTTCTGATACATCACCTCCTGGGTGGTCTTTCCCGGAAACGGGGAACTGCCGGTGAGCACATGATACAGGGTTGCTCCCAGGGCGTATACATCGCTCTCCGGTCCCGGCTCCTCTCCGCGAAACTGCTCCGGGCTCATATACTCCACCGTCCCCATTGATATGCCGGCGTCCGTCAGGCGCTCCTCCCACGCGGCCCTGGCGATGCCGAAATCGGTGATCACCGCCCGTCCGGTCTCGTCCACTATGATATTCGCGGGCTTGATATCCCGGTGGATGACGCCTTTTTCATGGGCGTGGGCCAGCCCCTGTGCCACCTGCCGGATGATGTCTACGGCCTGTTCTATCGGTATCGGTCCCCGGGAGAGCTCATCCTCCAGGTCTCCCCCCTCCATGTATTTCATGGAAAAAAAGTAGGTCCCCTCATCCTCCCCTACCTCGTAGATCGTCACGATATTCGGGTGATCCAGGGTCGCGGCGTTTTTTGCCTCCCTCAAAAACCGCTCCACAAAGCGTTCGCGGGCGGACAGATGGGGAAGAAGCACCTTGAGGGCGACGATCCTGTCCAGACCCGCCTGTTTAGCCCGATAGACGATCCCCATTCCCCCCTCGCCGATTTCCTCGACGAGATGATAATTGCCGATTACTGTCTTTCCCACAACACACCTCCTCCCGATGAAACCTTCCGTACAGCCGCATCGCCGATGCTTTCACCATACTCCGGTTTTAAAACACGGGATCGTCTCCGTCCGTGTTTTTACCTTCTCTTTCTCACAGTCCTGGTGATGAGCACGAGGAGAATCACCACAATCAGCACAGCCCCCACCGCCAGGAGCGCGATGAACGCATTTTTCCATCCCTCCTCGATCCGTTTTTTCTCCTGGTACTCCATAATCAGGCCCGTGGCCGGCGGGGGATTGGTGGATGCGAGGAAATCTCTGGATCCGCTGATCTCCTCCCCCCGATACGTTAGGGAAACCGCCAGTGTATGGATAAGGACCACCCGATCCGGCCGCTCCGGGAATGGAGAGGTAAAAGAGAGGCGGAAGAGCGAATGGAGTTGTTCGGATATCAGCTCGTATACGTCATTCAGATCTCCCGGCGTGGGGGCGTA
This is a stretch of genomic DNA from Candidatus Zymogenaceae bacterium. It encodes these proteins:
- a CDS encoding protein kinase, translating into MGKTVIGNYHLVEEIGEGGMGIVYRAKQAGLDRIVALKVLLPHLSARERFVERFLREAKNAATLDHPNIVTIYEVGEDEGTYFFSMKYMEGGDLEDELSRGPIPIEQAVDIIRQVAQGLAHAHEKGVIHRDIKPANIIVDETGRAVITDFGIARAAWEERLTDAGISMGTVEYMSPEQFRGEEPGPESDVYALGATLYHVLTGSSPFPGKTTQEVMYQKFEGALVPPTQVNTALPEWTDHVVGAAMREDRTERIQSAREFIEALEHREVTSPQAVGALVAEAVPHADDGAGELPPAAPAQDVNKSLRVFKKVIVGVLAACIALGLAVTALFAVKALTGRTQPTPGMIPEGGTTAPAMAPPTMESPSPAHTPSAPAPAPAPAPTPEPSVRYGVITGDNVNIRSGPGVGYDKITQLDSGDSVTVLDESLAGNTSEGKLWSDTTISLEHGGGMTLSGGYAVTVVGEDGRNYRIRFDVDGTGYYGYVPKADVKLFIDDYWYQVETPSGLIGWVIDDYVGIY